In Harmonia axyridis chromosome 6, icHarAxyr1.1, whole genome shotgun sequence, a single window of DNA contains:
- the LOC123683092 gene encoding uncharacterized protein LOC123683092 — protein sequence MIDGIQSIPGNPTAGWVLYGPTSSQPSESFATSLHVHCNISSTLQKFWEIEEVSSTVHLDPQNMLVEEHFLRTHSRDKDGRYIVALPFKPNATPLGSNRSSSHSSFERLEKRLSKQPEKFNSYQNFMTEYLNLGHMSIATSTSSYVIPHHAVMKETSSTTKLRVVFNASDPD from the coding sequence ATGATTGATGGCATTCAATCCATTCCTGGTAATCCAACCGCTGGTTGGGTACTGTATGGTCCCACGTCTTCTCAACCTTCAGAGTCTTTCGCTACCTCCCTCCATGTACATTGCAACATCAGTTCAACACTCCAAAAGTTCTGGGAAATAGAAGAAGTTTCATCTACTGTCCATCTCGATCCGCAGAATATGTTGGTGGAGGAGCACTTCCTTCGGACCCATTCTCGAGATAAAGATGGGCGTTATATAGTAGCGCTTCCTTTCAAACCAAACGCAACTCCCCTCGGATCAAATCGTTCAAGTTCACACTCTTCGTTCGAACGTCTTGAAAAAAGACTCTCGAAGCAAccagaaaaattcaattcttatCAGAACTTCATGACAGAGTACCTGAATCTCGGTCACATGTCCATCGCTACCTCCACTTCTTCGTATGTAATCCCACATCACGCTGTAATGAAAGAGACAAGTTCCACTACAAAATTGAGAGTGGTGTTCAATGCTTCCGATCCAGACTAG